Proteins from one Flavobacterium sp. N2038 genomic window:
- a CDS encoding sensor histidine kinase, which produces MNKLFFRILVLLMSLSLIGIILVQVFWFNSSFKNNDEQFKYHVTQVIGNVADKLEQQEEYSFYDKYNRIKDSTGKIPKKEDLLEVLYVQRNTKTNKTIVYSNTLTSEDYDISGSLFNKKFSSERFKNFSSKRVTEVYNNNNSIDNNSLGQTIIPDLRIEKSGSLDILNKVQQQIQYKDIASLTPIEGRITRDKLFKLLKKELEEYGVKTKFEYGVLNSGLPTKVKSEGFHYDKEASYHVPIYTDNEGNSKYELYITFPHKKKFLLSELLSITILSIVFTLIIIIAYTSALNQLLRQKHISEIKTDFINNMTHEFKTPIATINLALDAIKNPKIIEDKEKVYRYLQMIRDENKRMHAQVENVLRISKLEKRELDITKEPTAIHDIIDDAIEHVNLILEDRQGTVVKHFNAVRTTCLINEVHFTNVLVNILENAIKYSPDIPEIEIFTENVKDMILIKVKDNGLGMSKVAQKRVFEKFYREHTGDLHNVKGHGLGLAYVKRIVEDHNGQVYVESEKGKGSTFIIKIPLIN; this is translated from the coding sequence ATGAATAAATTATTTTTTAGAATACTTGTTTTGCTTATGAGTTTGTCCTTAATAGGGATAATTCTGGTTCAGGTATTTTGGTTCAACTCTTCGTTCAAAAATAATGATGAACAATTTAAATACCACGTTACTCAAGTAATTGGGAATGTCGCTGATAAACTTGAACAACAAGAAGAATACAGTTTTTACGACAAATACAATCGAATTAAGGATAGTACTGGTAAAATTCCTAAAAAAGAAGATTTATTAGAAGTTCTGTACGTTCAACGAAATACAAAAACAAATAAAACCATAGTATATTCTAATACACTGACTTCTGAGGATTATGATATAAGCGGTTCGCTTTTTAATAAAAAATTCAGTAGTGAGAGATTTAAGAATTTTAGTTCTAAACGTGTAACTGAAGTATATAACAATAATAACAGTATTGATAATAATTCTTTGGGACAGACCATTATACCAGATTTAAGGATCGAAAAATCAGGGAGTCTGGATATTCTGAACAAAGTACAACAACAAATTCAGTACAAGGATATTGCATCATTAACCCCGATCGAAGGAAGGATTACAAGAGACAAACTTTTTAAACTTTTAAAGAAAGAATTAGAAGAATATGGTGTAAAAACCAAATTTGAATATGGGGTTCTTAATAGTGGTTTGCCAACAAAAGTAAAATCTGAAGGTTTTCATTACGATAAAGAAGCAAGCTATCACGTTCCTATATATACAGATAATGAAGGGAATAGTAAATATGAATTATATATCACTTTTCCACATAAAAAGAAGTTCTTACTGTCAGAATTATTGAGTATTACAATTTTATCAATAGTTTTTACATTAATTATAATAATAGCTTATACAAGTGCTTTGAACCAATTGTTGCGTCAAAAACATATTTCTGAAATCAAAACAGATTTTATAAATAATATGACTCATGAGTTTAAAACTCCAATTGCGACGATAAATCTTGCACTTGATGCGATCAAAAATCCAAAGATTATTGAAGATAAAGAAAAGGTCTATCGATATCTTCAGATGATTCGCGACGAAAATAAAAGAATGCATGCACAGGTTGAAAATGTACTTCGAATTTCTAAGTTAGAAAAACGAGAACTTGATATTACAAAAGAACCAACTGCAATTCATGATATTATTGATGATGCTATTGAGCATGTAAATCTAATTTTGGAGGATAGACAAGGAACTGTTGTAAAGCATTTTAATGCAGTAAGAACAACTTGTTTAATCAACGAGGTACACTTTACAAATGTTTTGGTTAATATTTTAGAAAACGCAATAAAATATTCACCTGATATTCCGGAAATTGAAATTTTTACAGAAAATGTAAAAGACATGATTCTGATAAAAGTTAAAGATAATGGTCTTGGAATGAGTAAAGTAGCTCAAAAAAGAGTTTTTGAGAAGTTTTACAGAGAGCATACAGGAGATTTGCACAATGTAAAAGGGCATGGTTTAGGCCTTGCATATGTAAAAAGAATAGTAGAAGACCACAATGGTCAAGTATATGTTGAAAGCGAAAAAGGAAAAGGTAGCACCTTTATAATAAAAATACCATTAATAAATTAA
- the coaE gene encoding dephospho-CoA kinase (Dephospho-CoA kinase (CoaE) performs the final step in coenzyme A biosynthesis.) — protein MTKIIGLTGGIGSGKTTVASYFNEMGVPVYIADDGARNVMKSDDVIKKIKEVFGDALFENDILNRAKLAEIVFNDADKLAQLNGIVHPAVKEDFELWLKQHNSNPYVIYEAAILFESGRYKDCDLIITVTAPEEIRIERVLKRDNTTKEQVLSRMKMQWKDEDRISRSNFIINNVNLKIAKEEVVKILKILDIKQNQS, from the coding sequence ATGACAAAAATTATAGGCTTAACTGGCGGAATTGGTAGCGGTAAAACAACTGTTGCCAGTTATTTTAATGAAATGGGAGTCCCTGTTTATATTGCAGATGACGGAGCCAGAAATGTAATGAAGTCTGACGATGTAATAAAAAAAATAAAAGAAGTTTTTGGAGATGCGCTTTTTGAAAATGATATTTTAAATAGAGCAAAACTGGCAGAAATAGTATTTAATGATGCAGACAAATTAGCGCAATTAAATGGAATAGTTCATCCTGCAGTTAAGGAAGATTTTGAATTATGGTTAAAGCAGCACAACTCGAACCCGTATGTAATATACGAAGCTGCAATTTTATTTGAAAGCGGTCGTTATAAAGACTGTGATCTGATCATAACAGTTACCGCCCCGGAAGAAATCAGAATAGAAAGAGTCTTAAAACGAGATAATACCACAAAAGAACAAGTTTTAAGCAGAATGAAAATGCAATGGAAAGACGAAGATCGTATTTCACGAAGTAATTTTATTATTAATAACGTTAATCTTAAAATTGCTAAAGAAGAAGTTGTTAAAATTCTTAAAATTTTAGATATTAAACAAAATCAGTCTTAA
- a CDS encoding glycosyltransferase, whose product MVFSLIIPVYNRPDEVDELLESLSKSDYNEAFEIVLVEDGSSIPCKDVVMNYQGKLNISYYFKENSGPGDSRNFGMQKARGDYYIIFDSDCIIPPNYLTEVRKALDAEYVDCFGGPDKALDSFSNIQKAINFAMTSFLTTGGIRGGSEKINKFQPRSFNMGISKRAFLASKGFGNIHPGEDPDLSIRLWNLGFETRLFSEAYVYHKRRIDWEKFSIQVHKFGIARPILNSWYPEHNKLTFFFPTLFILGLLLAFLLLIFNIDLLLQLYFVYFVIIFLTASIQNKSIKIGYLSVIAVWKQFYGYGTGFLESFVKIILLKKNPQEAFPRMFFKI is encoded by the coding sequence ATGGTTTTTTCTTTAATTATACCCGTGTATAATCGCCCAGATGAAGTTGATGAACTTTTAGAAAGTCTCTCGAAATCTGATTATAATGAAGCTTTTGAAATTGTTCTTGTTGAAGATGGATCATCAATTCCTTGTAAAGATGTTGTGATGAACTACCAGGGAAAATTGAATATTTCATATTATTTTAAAGAAAATTCAGGACCAGGTGATTCAAGAAATTTCGGGATGCAGAAGGCGAGAGGGGATTACTATATCATTTTTGATTCAGACTGTATTATTCCTCCAAATTATTTGACAGAAGTACGAAAAGCGCTTGATGCTGAATATGTGGATTGTTTTGGTGGACCTGATAAGGCATTAGATAGTTTTTCAAATATTCAAAAAGCAATAAATTTTGCTATGACTTCCTTCCTTACTACAGGAGGAATTCGTGGAGGCTCTGAAAAAATCAACAAATTTCAGCCAAGAAGTTTCAATATGGGAATTTCAAAAAGAGCTTTTTTAGCGTCTAAAGGATTTGGTAATATACATCCTGGAGAAGATCCGGATTTGTCCATTCGTTTGTGGAATTTAGGTTTCGAAACGCGTTTGTTCTCAGAAGCTTACGTTTATCATAAACGAAGAATTGATTGGGAGAAATTTTCAATACAAGTTCATAAATTCGGAATCGCTCGGCCTATTTTAAATAGTTGGTATCCGGAACATAATAAATTAACCTTTTTCTTTCCGACCTTATTTATATTGGGGTTATTATTAGCTTTTTTACTATTAATATTTAATATTGATTTGCTGTTACAATTATATTTTGTATATTTCGTTATTATTTTTCTTACAGCGAGTATACAAAATAAGAGCATTAAAATTGGATATCTTTCAGTAATAGCAGTTTGGAAACAATTTTATGGCTATGGAACGGGATTTTTGGAATCGTTTGTAAAAATTATTCTTTTAAAGAAAAATCCACAAGAGGCTTTTCCTCGTATGTTTTTTAAAATATAA
- the fabV gene encoding enoyl-ACP reductase FabV, with product MIIEPRMRGFICLTAHPKGAEQNVKNQIEYIKSKGSIAGAKKVLVIGASTGFGLASRITSAFGSDAATIGVFFEKPPVEGKTASPGWYNSAAFETEAHKAGLYAKSINGDAFSNEIKRETLDLIKADLGQVDLVIYSLASPVRTNPNTGVLHRSVLKPIGQTFTNKTVDFHTGKVSEVSIAPANDEDIDNTVAVMGGEDWAMWIDALKAENLLADGATTVAYSYIGPSLTEAVYRKGTIGRAKDHLEATAFTITDSLKAIGGKAYVSVNKALVTQASSAIPVIPLYISLLYKIMKEEGIHEGCIEQIQRLFQDRLYNGSEVPTDDKGRIRIDDWEMRDDVQAKVAKLWLEATTETLPEIGDLAGYRNDFLNLFGFEFAGVDYQAEANEIVNIESIK from the coding sequence ATGATTATAGAACCTAGAATGAGAGGCTTTATTTGTTTGACTGCCCACCCAAAGGGAGCTGAACAAAATGTTAAAAATCAAATCGAATATATAAAATCAAAAGGATCAATTGCAGGTGCTAAAAAAGTATTGGTAATCGGTGCTTCGACAGGTTTTGGATTGGCTTCAAGAATTACAAGTGCTTTTGGATCTGATGCTGCAACTATTGGAGTATTTTTTGAAAAACCACCAGTTGAAGGTAAAACGGCTTCTCCGGGATGGTATAATTCTGCTGCATTTGAAACAGAAGCTCATAAAGCAGGTCTATATGCAAAAAGTATTAATGGAGATGCTTTTTCAAATGAAATTAAAAGAGAAACACTTGATTTGATCAAAGCTGATTTAGGACAAGTAGATCTTGTAATCTATAGTTTAGCTTCACCTGTACGTACAAATCCTAATACAGGAGTTTTACATCGTTCAGTTTTAAAGCCTATTGGTCAAACGTTTACCAATAAAACAGTTGATTTTCATACAGGAAAAGTTTCTGAAGTTTCTATCGCTCCTGCAAACGATGAAGATATTGATAATACAGTTGCAGTTATGGGAGGTGAAGACTGGGCAATGTGGATAGACGCTTTAAAAGCTGAAAATTTATTAGCTGACGGCGCTACAACTGTTGCATATTCATATATCGGACCGTCATTGACAGAAGCGGTTTACCGTAAAGGAACTATTGGTCGTGCAAAAGATCATTTAGAAGCGACGGCATTTACTATCACAGATAGCTTAAAAGCTATTGGAGGTAAAGCTTATGTTTCTGTAAATAAAGCATTAGTTACTCAGGCAAGTTCTGCAATTCCGGTTATTCCTTTGTATATTTCTCTTTTATACAAAATCATGAAAGAAGAAGGAATTCATGAAGGTTGTATTGAGCAAATTCAGCGTTTGTTTCAGGACAGATTATATAACGGATCTGAAGTTCCTACAGATGATAAAGGAAGAATTAGAATCGATGACTGGGAAATGCGTGATGATGTTCAGGCAAAAGTGGCTAAACTTTGGTTAGAAGCAACGACTGAAACCTTACCAGAAATAGGAGATTTGGCAGGATATAGAAATGACTTCCTGAATTTATTCGGATTTGAGTTTGCAGGAGTTGATTATCAGGCTGAAGCAAATGAGATTGTAAACATAGAGAGTATTAAATAA
- the recN gene encoding DNA repair protein RecN gives MITSLSIKNYALIEKLTIDFSKGFSIITGETGAGKSIILGALGLVLGKRADLTSLKNKEEKCVIEAQFEISKYNLKEFFETNDLDYEDETIIRREILPSGKSRAFINDSPVNLQELQDLSLFLIDIHSQQQTQELSDENVQFKIIDAIANNAETILEYQKVLKTYKSDKSKLNALLKKQSDSGKEQEYNTFLLNELVVAKLKSGEQEELEADFEKLNNVEIIKESIDKSLTIANEEQYGVFHSLNEIKASIQKIASFSTEYQGIFERINSLAIEFDDVSKELQNCSEKLLNDPEQLELTSQKLQLIYNLQKKHQVSSVDELIQIEAELSDTVLELGNIEEEIASVSKLIEEKQIELDAFSNTIHQNRANAIPVLSNKLISILETLGMPNVRFNIELLPSETYFSNGKDELQFLFSANKGTDFGLLKKVASGGEMSRIMLAVKAILAQYSKLPTLIFDEIDTGVSGEIAIRMGEIMKEMSNTMQIFAITHLPQIAAKGDSHFKVFKSTIANDTQSELKLLSQDERVIEIAQMLSGAVVSDSALNHAKALLN, from the coding sequence ATGATTACTTCGCTGTCAATTAAAAACTATGCTCTGATTGAAAAACTTACAATTGATTTTTCAAAAGGATTTTCTATAATTACAGGTGAAACAGGTGCAGGTAAATCTATTATTTTAGGGGCATTAGGTCTGGTTTTAGGAAAAAGGGCAGACTTAACTTCGTTAAAAAACAAAGAAGAGAAATGTGTTATTGAAGCGCAGTTTGAAATTTCTAAATACAATCTGAAAGAGTTTTTTGAGACCAACGATCTTGATTATGAAGATGAAACTATTATAAGACGTGAAATTTTGCCTTCAGGAAAATCGCGTGCTTTTATAAATGATAGTCCGGTAAATCTTCAGGAATTGCAAGATTTGAGTCTTTTTTTAATAGACATTCATTCGCAGCAGCAAACACAGGAATTATCAGATGAAAATGTTCAGTTTAAGATTATTGATGCCATTGCAAATAATGCTGAAACTATTTTAGAATATCAAAAAGTATTAAAAACATATAAATCAGATAAATCAAAATTGAATGCTTTGTTGAAAAAACAAAGCGATTCAGGAAAAGAGCAGGAATACAATACGTTTTTATTGAATGAATTGGTTGTGGCTAAATTAAAATCAGGAGAACAAGAAGAACTTGAAGCTGATTTTGAGAAACTGAATAATGTTGAGATTATAAAAGAATCAATCGATAAATCTTTAACGATTGCAAATGAAGAGCAGTATGGTGTTTTTCATAGCCTGAACGAAATAAAAGCATCGATACAAAAAATTGCTTCTTTTTCAACAGAATACCAAGGTATATTTGAAAGAATAAACAGTTTAGCAATTGAATTTGATGATGTTTCTAAAGAATTGCAGAATTGTTCGGAAAAGCTTTTAAATGACCCTGAACAATTAGAATTGACTAGTCAGAAATTACAATTGATTTACAATCTTCAGAAAAAACATCAGGTGTCTTCTGTAGATGAGTTGATTCAAATTGAAGCGGAATTAAGTGATACTGTTTTAGAACTTGGTAATATAGAAGAGGAGATTGCTTCTGTGTCTAAATTAATTGAAGAAAAACAAATTGAATTGGATGCTTTTTCGAATACAATTCATCAAAACAGAGCTAATGCGATCCCGGTTTTATCAAATAAACTAATTTCGATTTTAGAAACATTAGGAATGCCTAACGTGCGTTTTAATATTGAGCTTTTGCCATCAGAAACGTATTTCTCTAATGGTAAAGATGAATTACAGTTTCTATTTTCTGCAAACAAAGGAACCGATTTTGGATTGCTTAAAAAAGTGGCTTCCGGAGGAGAGATGTCTCGTATTATGCTGGCTGTAAAAGCAATTTTGGCACAGTATTCTAAACTGCCAACTTTAATTTTTGATGAAATTGATACAGGAGTCTCAGGAGAAATAGCAATCAGAATGGGTGAAATAATGAAAGAAATGAGCAATACAATGCAAATTTTTGCTATCACGCATTTACCACAGATTGCGGCAAAAGGAGATTCTCATTTCAAAGTTTTTAAATCTACAATTGCTAATGATACACAGTCAGAATTAAAGCTTCTGTCTCAGGACGAAAGAGTTATCGAAATTGCGCAAATGTTGTCTGGTGCAGTTGTTTCAGATTCGGCTTTAAATCATGCTAAAGCCTTGTTGAACTAA
- a CDS encoding DUF4835 family protein, with translation MNKIATFLAFLIFGFAQAQQLNCTVTINTERLPNPNQQVFKTLQTSLSEFVNKTDWNGAVLKQNERINCSMYITLSSNNSDQFSGTIQVQSSRLIFNSTYSSPVLNYNDKDFSFRYTEYEPLLFNPTTYESNLVSVVSFYSYLILGMDADTFQMGAGNQYLETAQNIANVAQQGGFKGWSQADGIQNRYYLITDMISPMYSDLRQVTFLYHSGLDRMSEDLKGAKEKIKSSILLIGKFNSVKPNAFLTRVFFDAKSDEITSIFSGGPSIPITDLTDVLNKVSPLNSTKWSQIKF, from the coding sequence ATGAATAAAATAGCGACGTTTTTAGCATTCTTAATTTTTGGCTTCGCACAGGCACAACAACTTAATTGTACTGTAACTATAAATACAGAAAGACTTCCAAATCCAAATCAGCAGGTTTTTAAAACATTACAAACTTCATTATCTGAGTTTGTCAATAAAACAGATTGGAACGGAGCTGTCTTAAAACAGAATGAGCGAATTAATTGCTCTATGTATATTACACTTTCTTCGAATAATTCAGATCAGTTTTCGGGAACAATACAAGTGCAGTCTTCACGATTGATTTTTAATTCTACATATTCCTCACCGGTTTTGAATTATAATGACAAAGATTTTAGTTTTAGATATACTGAATACGAACCTCTGTTGTTTAATCCGACTACTTACGAATCAAATTTAGTTTCTGTAGTTTCATTCTATAGTTATCTGATTTTAGGAATGGATGCAGATACTTTTCAAATGGGAGCAGGAAACCAATATTTAGAAACGGCACAAAATATTGCCAACGTTGCCCAGCAAGGAGGTTTTAAAGGATGGAGCCAGGCTGATGGAATTCAGAATCGTTATTATTTAATCACAGATATGATTTCGCCTATGTACAGTGACTTGCGTCAGGTGACTTTCTTGTACCATTCAGGTTTAGACAGAATGAGTGAGGATTTAAAAGGGGCAAAAGAAAAAATCAAATCTTCGATACTGCTTATAGGTAAATTTAATTCTGTTAAGCCAAATGCATTTTTAACAAGAGTGTTTTTTGATGCCAAATCAGACGAAATTACATCTATTTTCTCTGGTGGGCCAAGTATTCCTATTACTGATTTGACAGACGTTCTAAATAAGGTTTCTCCTTTGAACTCTACAAAGTGGTCACAGATTAAATTTTAA
- the coaBC gene encoding bifunctional phosphopantothenoylcysteine decarboxylase/phosphopantothenate--cysteine ligase CoaBC: MSVLNGKKVLLGVSGGIAAYKTASLVRLFIKAGAHVQVIMTPASKDFVTPLTLSTLSKNPVHSSFFNTDDENAVWNNHVDLALWADLMLIAPATANTLSKMVTGNSDNLLIATYLSAKCPVYFAPAMDLDMYKHPSSLQSFDSLKQFGNIMIPAENGELASGLSGEGRMAEPENIIAFLEADLESKLPLKGKKILITAGPTYEAIDPVRFIGNHSSGKMGFDIANEAAKLGAKVILIAGPTHFKVKNSSVEVVNVVSAQEMYDACHQHYNDVDVAIAAAAVADYKPKVVALQKIKKAADEFSIELEKTKDILASLGTIKKNQFLIGFALETQNEIENAKLKIQKKNLDLIVLNSLQDEGAGFKKETNKVTFIDKNFNIEPMELKSKEAVATDILRKVIEHFG, encoded by the coding sequence ATGTCAGTTTTAAACGGTAAAAAAGTTTTACTGGGAGTTTCTGGTGGAATTGCAGCGTATAAAACAGCCTCATTAGTACGACTTTTTATAAAAGCAGGTGCACATGTCCAAGTGATAATGACACCTGCTTCTAAGGATTTTGTAACTCCACTTACGTTATCTACGTTATCAAAAAATCCAGTACATTCCAGTTTTTTTAATACCGACGACGAAAATGCGGTTTGGAATAATCATGTTGATTTGGCACTTTGGGCCGATTTGATGCTGATTGCTCCGGCAACAGCAAATACGTTGTCTAAAATGGTGACAGGAAACAGCGATAATCTTTTAATTGCTACTTATTTATCGGCTAAATGTCCCGTTTATTTTGCTCCGGCAATGGATCTGGATATGTATAAACATCCTTCAAGTTTACAAAGTTTTGATAGCTTAAAACAGTTTGGAAATATAATGATTCCTGCTGAAAATGGAGAACTGGCAAGTGGTTTGTCCGGAGAAGGACGAATGGCAGAGCCTGAAAATATTATTGCTTTTCTTGAAGCAGATTTAGAAAGCAAACTCCCTCTAAAAGGAAAAAAAATATTAATAACTGCAGGTCCAACTTACGAAGCAATAGATCCGGTACGCTTTATTGGAAATCATTCTTCCGGAAAAATGGGTTTTGATATTGCAAACGAAGCGGCAAAATTGGGTGCGAAAGTAATTTTGATAGCTGGTCCAACTCATTTTAAAGTAAAAAACAGTTCAGTTGAAGTGGTAAATGTAGTATCAGCACAGGAAATGTATGATGCTTGTCACCAACATTATAATGATGTGGATGTTGCTATTGCGGCAGCGGCAGTTGCTGATTATAAACCAAAAGTTGTTGCTTTACAGAAGATTAAAAAAGCGGCTGATGAGTTTTCAATAGAATTAGAGAAGACAAAAGATATATTAGCTTCACTGGGAACAATTAAAAAAAATCAGTTTTTAATTGGATTTGCACTCGAGACTCAAAATGAAATTGAAAATGCTAAGTTGAAAATTCAGAAAAAAAACTTAGATTTGATTGTTCTAAATTCCTTACAGGATGAAGGCGCAGGTTTTAAAAAAGAAACCAATAAAGTTACTTTTATTGATAAGAATTTTAATATCGAGCCAATGGAACTAAAATCGAAAGAAGCAGTTGCAACTGATATTTTAAGAAAAGTGATTGAGCATTTTGGCTAA
- a CDS encoding DNA-directed RNA polymerase subunit omega has translation MDLKKTNAPVNTITYNKTVIEEPTGNVYEAITIMAKRANQINSEIKKELTEKLEEFATYNDSLEEVFENKEQIEVSKFYEKLPKPHALAVQEWLDGKTYHRSSNK, from the coding sequence ATGGATTTAAAAAAGACGAATGCTCCTGTTAACACAATAACTTACAATAAAACAGTTATTGAAGAGCCAACAGGAAATGTGTATGAGGCAATTACCATTATGGCTAAAAGAGCAAACCAGATTAATTCTGAAATTAAAAAAGAATTAACTGAAAAATTAGAAGAGTTTGCTACTTATAATGACAGTCTTGAAGAAGTTTTTGAAAATAAAGAGCAAATTGAAGTTTCTAAATTTTACGAGAAATTACCAAAACCACACGCTTTAGCGGTACAGGAATGGTTAGACGGTAAAACATACCACAGAAGTTCAAACAAATAA
- a CDS encoding outer membrane protein assembly factor BamD yields MKKIVALLIVVVLFCSCSDYQKALKNEDVAAKFEMATKMYDAGKYSKAIRLFEQLASSYRGKPQAEKLFYMFSQSYYKTKQYYLAGYQFESFVSGYPRSEKVQEAAFLGAYSYSKLAPVYSLDQADTVKALEKLQAFIDNYPNSEYIAQANEAVKVLNGKLEKKAYENAKGYNTISDYKSALVAFDNFIADFPGTPYKEDALFYKYDSAYQLAINSIPSKMEERLNVAKIAYANLLKFKSDTKYKKQADEMNARVETDLQKFTK; encoded by the coding sequence ATGAAAAAAATAGTAGCTCTATTAATTGTTGTTGTCCTTTTTTGCTCTTGTAGTGATTACCAGAAGGCATTAAAAAATGAAGATGTTGCAGCAAAATTCGAAATGGCAACAAAAATGTACGATGCTGGTAAATATTCAAAAGCAATTCGTCTTTTTGAACAATTAGCGTCTTCTTACAGAGGGAAACCTCAGGCAGAGAAATTATTTTACATGTTTTCGCAGTCGTATTATAAAACCAAACAATATTATTTAGCTGGTTATCAGTTTGAAAGTTTTGTTTCTGGTTATCCGCGAAGTGAAAAAGTACAGGAAGCTGCTTTCTTAGGAGCTTACAGTTACTCAAAATTAGCACCGGTTTATAGTTTAGATCAGGCAGATACAGTAAAAGCTTTAGAGAAATTGCAAGCATTTATTGATAATTATCCAAACTCTGAATATATTGCTCAGGCTAATGAAGCAGTGAAGGTTTTAAATGGAAAACTGGAGAAAAAAGCATACGAAAATGCAAAAGGATACAATACTATTTCAGATTATAAATCAGCATTAGTAGCTTTTGATAATTTTATTGCTGATTTTCCCGGGACACCTTATAAAGAAGATGCCTTGTTTTACAAATATGATTCGGCATATCAATTGGCAATAAATAGTATTCCTTCAAAAATGGAAGAACGTTTAAACGTTGCTAAAATAGCTTATGCAAACTTATTAAAGTTTAAAAGCGATACTAAGTATAAAAAACAGGCAGACGAAATGAATGCCAGAGTTGAAACAGATTTACAAAAATTTACTAAATAA
- the dapA gene encoding 4-hydroxy-tetrahydrodipicolinate synthase: MQSLIGTGVALVTPFKKDFSVDIEALQRIVNFSIDGGVEYLVVMGTTAENATLTESEKELVIRTVIETNKGRLPLVLGVGGNNTMQIVEELKTGDFSAFEAILSVSPYYNRPTQEGIYQHFKAIAEASPLPVILYNVPGRTSSNMLPSTVVRLANDFSNIVAIKEAAGDVVQAMQLIKNAPKDFLVISGDDMIALPIVLAGGAGVISVIGQGFPKEFSEMIRLGLNKKVTEAFKTQYFLSDCIDMIFEQGNPAGIKQVFQALGIADNTVRLPLVSVDDSLAARLNEFVKNSIKEV; this comes from the coding sequence ATGCAATCATTAATAGGAACAGGTGTTGCGCTTGTAACTCCATTTAAAAAAGATTTTTCAGTAGATATTGAAGCTTTACAGCGTATCGTTAATTTTTCGATCGATGGAGGAGTAGAATATCTTGTTGTTATGGGTACAACAGCAGAAAATGCTACTTTGACTGAGTCTGAAAAAGAATTGGTTATCAGGACTGTAATTGAAACAAACAAAGGAAGATTGCCTTTAGTTCTTGGTGTAGGAGGAAATAATACCATGCAGATAGTTGAAGAATTAAAAACTGGAGATTTTTCAGCTTTTGAAGCGATACTTTCAGTTTCTCCTTATTATAACAGGCCTACGCAAGAAGGAATTTATCAGCACTTTAAGGCAATTGCCGAAGCATCTCCGCTACCTGTTATATTATATAACGTTCCGGGAAGAACGTCAAGTAATATGTTGCCATCAACAGTTGTTCGTCTGGCAAATGATTTTAGTAATATTGTTGCGATAAAAGAAGCAGCTGGTGATGTAGTTCAGGCGATGCAGTTAATCAAAAATGCACCCAAAGATTTTCTTGTAATTTCTGGTGATGATATGATTGCTTTACCGATCGTTTTAGCAGGCGGAGCAGGTGTTATTTCGGTTATCGGACAAGGTTTTCCTAAAGAATTTTCAGAAATGATACGTTTAGGATTGAATAAAAAAGTTACAGAAGCATTTAAAACACAATACTTTTTATCAGATTGTATCGATATGATTTTTGAGCAAGGAAATCCTGCTGGAATAAAACAAGTGTTTCAAGCCCTTGGTATTGCTGATAACACAGTTCGTTTGCCACTGGTTTCTGTAGATGATTCTTTAGCAGCAAGACTAAATGAATTTGTGAAAAACAGTATTAAAGAAGTATAA